One Temnothorax longispinosus isolate EJ_2023e chromosome 8, Tlon_JGU_v1, whole genome shotgun sequence genomic region harbors:
- the LOC139817684 gene encoding uncharacterized protein isoform X1 — protein sequence MSLKIAIDLNAQFFARLDGVVDVTSLFSKQVRSSRQFVLKASKMTENADYVQDPVKKRNYKWCFVPLCKSTTISTPLKIFVSVPKGDIRKKWFEVARRNDASSISLSTSLFCCQDHFHLQEDIENYTRVRLDPNASVRLKKGALPRIFNCQPDRQRAHVKPTRPVALKRQKIETLNEILQTETVISSMECESTEPITIESLHIDTNIGNSNDFSTTQHQVAAVEIDWSNDATPKCKDVGIQVKMRDHKTMRSKYVQNVPVMQDASCSTKKLVSQQKTENVIASSESTSANTNVTSTLNDTLDDCDDEYLPSEETSEEAVKQNILEQRRLARNIKMTTIQNKPKMYLGIPDNAFFFIQLLSKETGISIEEICLTVTKIKLNDTFARIGDDFGVSASNASAVFRRTLPIVAHYLKQLIVWPSKQSIKSNLPLPFRARYSHVQSIIDCLEIEIQKPSSAINQSVTWSEYKKCNTIKYLISMSPDGTINFISEGFCGRTSDAAIVELSQYLNELPENCAVMADRGFKNIEHLLQKKGCILIRPPSVSSNSKPTKEEVIETRRIASLRIHVERVIRRIREFNILKPHSTIHHDTINTVDDIIIVAAGLINIQLPLIAQ from the exons atgagttTGAAAATTGCGATTGATTTAAACGCCCAATTTTTCGCGCGCCTTGATGGCGTCGTCGATGTGACGTCATTATTCAGTAAACAGGTTAGATCAAGTAGACAGTTTGTATTGAAAGCATCAAAAATGACTGAAAATGCAGATTACGTACAAGATCCAGTAAAAAAACGCAATTACAAGTGGTGCTTTGTTCCCTTGTGTAAGAGTACAACCATTTCTACgcctttaaaaatttttgtatcggTGCCAAAAGGAGATATTAGGAAGAAATGGTTCGAAGTCGCAAGACGGAATGATGCTTCATCGATATCGCTTAGCACCAGCTTGTTTTGCTGTCAAGATCATTTCCAT TTGCAAGaagatatagaaaattatacgaGAGTACGACTCGATCCAAATGCATCTGTACGACTGAAGAAAGGTGCACTACCTCGGATATTTAACTGTCAACCTGATAGACAACGTGCTCATGTGAAACCGACGCGTCCAGTAGCTCTGAAGCGCCAGAAAATAGAAACCTTAAACGAAATCCTACAAACTGAAACAGTAATTAGTAGCATGGAATGTGAATCCACAGAACCTATTACAATCGAGTCGTTGCATATTGACACCAACATTGGTAAttcaa ATGATTTTTCAACTACTCAACATCAGGTGGCTGCTGTTGAAATCGATTGGAGCAATGATGCAACACCAAAATGCAAGGATGTTGGTATTCAAGTAAAAATGCGTGACCATAAGACAATGCGTAGCAAGTATGTACAAAACGTGCCAGTGATGCAAGATGCTTCATGTTCGACGAAAAAACTCGTAAGCCAGCAAAAAACTGAGAATGTAATTGCATCATCTGAGTCAACATCGGCCAACACAAATGTGACAAGTACTCTCAATGATACACTGGATGATTGCGATGATGAATATTTACCATCTGAGGAAACAAGCGAAGAGGCAGTGAAGCAGAATATATTGGAGCAGAGGAGGTTAGCgaggaatataaaaatgacgACCATTCAAAATAAACCGAAAATGTACTTGGGTATTCCGGACAATGCCTTCTTTTTTATACAGCTTTTAAGCAAAGAAACGGGAATTAGTATAGAGGAAATTTGCTTAACCGtcactaaaattaaattaaacgataCATTCGCAAGAATTGGAGATGATTTTGGAGTTAGTGCTAGTAACGCGAGTGCTGTTTTTAGAAGAACTCTCCCTATTGTAGcacattatttaaaacaattaatagtTTGGCCTTCGAAACAATCCATCAAATCGAATCTGCCTTTGCCATTTCGTGCTCGGTACAGTCATGTACAATCTATAATAGATTGTTTAGAAATTGAAATTCAGAAGCCTAGCAGTGCGATTAATCAAAGTGTTACGTGGTCtgaatacaaaaaatgtaatacaataaaatacttaatatcaATGTCACCGGATggaactattaattttatatcagaaGGTTTTTGTGGGAGGACATCCGATGCTGCGATCGTAGAACTCAGCCAGTATTTAAATGAGCTACCAGAAAACTGTGCAGTCATGGCTGATCGAGGTTTCAAAAACATTGAACatctattacaaaaaaaaggatGTATTTTAATTCGACCGCCTAGTGTTTCGAGTAATTCAAAACCGACGAAGGAGGAAGTGATAGAGACTCGGCGTATCGCTAGCTTAAGAATTCATGTAGAAAGAGTTATTAGAAGAATaagagaatttaatattttaaagcctCATTCTACCATTCATCATGATACAATAAACACCGtagatgatataattattgtggCTGCaggtttaattaatattcagttACCACTTATAgcacaataa
- the LOC139817685 gene encoding uncharacterized protein, protein MWQKNNTGFVKAQSDNLPKVTVLMVSDFFAESDVFNIAETRGVKAKKAEGENYGDPAVGYVELRREKSLCHIRGKVCPEHRVNNKAYAVSMLVNEETERVEYIRCEDCAASEGGCKHAIAFLMWVHRRSEEPEPTATVCYWKKPRLAQVGANVRSMKAKDLLPSKQTPVLPNSTSFLQTVLQEMEKRNFDCQLSRHFVHVKSHRDLSMHSLMLKFYNTSTCKDADSFLNFASSEINIESCKEVAKDTIHQSESTLWKELRYGRITASRIYEVSHCKTPQGSLVEQIIGAFKIRDTDAMERGRRLEQEVVKILEKSLQITLHRSGLLLNPNFPVIGASPDAVAENFVVEIKCPFSLKSEERYITKDNQIGNKYFAQIQLQMFMQNVKIGYFCMAKHDFETSQSIMVICVNYDEQFVMEMINNAMTFWKQNVFPLLLNGVAK, encoded by the exons ATGTGGCAAAAAAATAACACGGGATTTGTTAAAGCACAGTCGGATAACTTACCCAAAGTAACAGTATTAATGGTTTCTGATTTTTTTGCTGAAAGTGATGTGTTTAATATCGCAGAAACTCGTGGTGTAAAAGCTAAGaa AGCTGAAGGTGAAAACTACGGCGATCCAGCGGTTGGATATGTGGAATTGAGACGGGAAAAAAGCTTATGCCATATCAGAGGAAAGGTTTGTCCTGAGCACAGAGTGAACAATAAGGCGTATGCTGTATCGATGCTAGTCAATGAGGAAACTGAGAGGGTCGAATATATTAGGTGCGAAGACTGCGCAGCTTCAGaag GTGGTTGTAAGCATGCCATCGCTTTCCTTATGTGGGTTCACCGTCGAAGCGAAGAGCCTGAACCGACAGCGACGGTCTGCTATTGGAAGAAACCTCGATTGGCACAAGTTGGAGCTAATGTAAGAAGCATGAAAGCAAAAGATTTGCTACCATCGAAACAAACTCCAGTTCTTCCAAACAGTACTAGCTTCTTACAGACTGTATtgcaagaaatggaaaaaagaaattttgactGCCAACTGTCAAGGCATTTTGTCCATGTAAAATCTCATAGAGATTTATCGATGCACtcattaatgttaaaattttataatacctCTACGTGTAAAGATGCCGATAGTTTTTTGAACTTTGCAAGCTccgaaataaatatagaatcaTGCAAAGAAGTTGCAAAGGATACCATTCATCAAAGTGAATCCACATTATGGAAGGAATTAAGATACGGGAGAATAACTGCATCTCGGATATACGAAGTATCGCATTGCAAGACACCACAAGGATCATTAGTTGAGCAAATAATTGGTGCATTCAAAATAAGAGATACTGATGCCATGGAACGAGGCAGACGCTTGGAACAGGAAGTAGTGAAGATATTGGAGAAAAGTCTTCAAATTACATTACACCGTAGTGGATTACTGTTAAATCCAAATTTTCCTGTCATCGGTGCTTCTCCTGATGCAGTAGCCGAAAACTTTgttgttgaaataaaatgtccGTTTAGTTTAAAATCTGAGGAGAGGTATATCACGAAAGACAATCAGATaggcaataaatattttgctcaAATTCAGTTGCAGATGTTTATGCAAAACGTGAAAATAGGTTATTTTTGTATGGCAAAACATGATTTTGAAACTTCACAAAGCATTATGGTAATTTGTGTCAATTATGACGAACAATTCGTAAtggaaatgataaataatgccATGACTTTTTggaaacaaaatgtttttccgTTGCTTCTCAATGGAGTAGCAAAGTAG
- the LOC139817684 gene encoding uncharacterized protein isoform X2, with the protein MSLKIAIDLNAQFFARLDGVVDVTSLFSKQVRSSRQFVLKASKMTENADYVQDPVKKRNYKWCFVPLCKSTTISTPLKIFVSVPKGDIRKKWFEVARRNDASSISLSTSLFCCQDHFHLQEDIENYTRVRLDPNASVRLKKGALPRIFNCQPDRQRAHVKPTRPVALKRQKIETLNEILQTETVISSMECESTEPITIESLHIDTNIGNSNDFSTTQHQVAAVEIDWSNDATPKCKDVGIQVKMRDHKTMRSKYVQNVPVMQDASCSTKKLVSQQKTENVIASSESTSANTNVTSTLNDTLDDCDDEYLPSEETSEEAVKQNILEQRRRFLWEDIRCCDRRTQPVFK; encoded by the exons atgagttTGAAAATTGCGATTGATTTAAACGCCCAATTTTTCGCGCGCCTTGATGGCGTCGTCGATGTGACGTCATTATTCAGTAAACAGGTTAGATCAAGTAGACAGTTTGTATTGAAAGCATCAAAAATGACTGAAAATGCAGATTACGTACAAGATCCAGTAAAAAAACGCAATTACAAGTGGTGCTTTGTTCCCTTGTGTAAGAGTACAACCATTTCTACgcctttaaaaatttttgtatcggTGCCAAAAGGAGATATTAGGAAGAAATGGTTCGAAGTCGCAAGACGGAATGATGCTTCATCGATATCGCTTAGCACCAGCTTGTTTTGCTGTCAAGATCATTTCCAT TTGCAAGaagatatagaaaattatacgaGAGTACGACTCGATCCAAATGCATCTGTACGACTGAAGAAAGGTGCACTACCTCGGATATTTAACTGTCAACCTGATAGACAACGTGCTCATGTGAAACCGACGCGTCCAGTAGCTCTGAAGCGCCAGAAAATAGAAACCTTAAACGAAATCCTACAAACTGAAACAGTAATTAGTAGCATGGAATGTGAATCCACAGAACCTATTACAATCGAGTCGTTGCATATTGACACCAACATTGGTAAttcaa ATGATTTTTCAACTACTCAACATCAGGTGGCTGCTGTTGAAATCGATTGGAGCAATGATGCAACACCAAAATGCAAGGATGTTGGTATTCAAGTAAAAATGCGTGACCATAAGACAATGCGTAGCAAGTATGTACAAAACGTGCCAGTGATGCAAGATGCTTCATGTTCGACGAAAAAACTCGTAAGCCAGCAAAAAACTGAGAATGTAATTGCATCATCTGAGTCAACATCGGCCAACACAAATGTGACAAGTACTCTCAATGATACACTGGATGATTGCGATGATGAATATTTACCATCTGAGGAAACAAGCGAAGAGGCAGTGAAGCAGAATATATTGGAGCAGAGGAG aaGGTTTTTGTGGGAGGACATCCGATGCTGCGATCGTAGAACTCAGCCAGTATTTAAATGA
- the LOC139817569 gene encoding uncharacterized protein, giving the protein MQITDREKFFNYFRMIPEVFEELLTLVGPRIQKKEVCRIPISARTRLQLTLRWLASGDSLASHSYAFRIACNTASKIVRETCTALWEILKDKIFLQSTADNWQQVADEFQKICQFPNCIGSIDGKHIIIQAPPNSGSSCYNYKGNHSINLLAVSDANCCFSIVDIGAEGRRSDAGVFASSDLARLLDTKSLQLPPDRHLDNIGFKFPYVLVGDEAFPLTSYMMRPYSRSRNLTVTKKIFNYRLSQARRTVECSFGILAARWRIFRRPIIAHISTAKLAVQAATAVHNFLMKHELQLEPTERTYSVLSGNDRNVTSTGIENVRNCSARKNVEAIRIRDSFATYFETSNPLDWQWIKALNNEY; this is encoded by the exons ATGCAAATAACTGATCGTGAAAAGTTCTTCAATTACTTCAGAATGATTCCGGAAGTATTTGAAGAACTGCTAACGTTAGTTGGACCACGGATTCAGAAAAAAGAAGTTTGTCGAATCCCAATTTCAGCTCGTACAAGATTGCAGCTGACTTTGCGCTGGTTAGCATCTGGTGACAGTTTAGCATCTCATTCGTATGCATTTCGTATTGCATGCAATACAGCATCCAAAATCGTAAGGGAGACTTGCACTGCATTGTGGGAAATcttgaaagataaaatttttctgcaaTCCACCGCTGACAATTGGCAACAGGTTGCTGACGAATTTCAGAAAATCTGTCAATTTCCAAACTGCATTGGATCTATAGATGGGAAGCACATTATCATTCAG GCACCACCGAATAGTGGCTCGTCCTGCTATAATTACAAAGGTAACCACAGCATCAATCTACTTGCTGTGAGTGATGCAAATTGTTGCTTCAGCATCGTGGACATCGGAGCGGAAGGAAGGCGTAGTGATGCGGGTGTATTTGCTAGCAGTGACCTTGCTCGCCTATTGGATACGAAATCACTTCAACTGCCTCCGGACAGGCATTTGGATAATATCGGATTCAAATTTCCATACGTCCTAGTAGGAGACGAAGCATTTCCGCTAACATCTTACATGATGCGGCCATACTCTCGAAGTAGGAACTTAACTGTTACGaagaaaatctttaattatagattaaGTCAAGCGCGAAGAACTGTAGAATGTTCATTTGGGATACTAGCGGCAAGATGGCGAATTTTTCGTCGGCCAATTATCGCTCATATTTCAACGGCTAAATTAGCCGTTCAAGCTGCAACGGctgtacataattttctaatgAAACACGAACTTCAATTGGAGCCAACGGAAAGAACTTATTCTGTTTTAAGTGGCAATGATCGAAATGTAACGTCGACCGGAATTGAAAATGTACGTAATTGCAGTGCGCGAAAAAACGTTGAGGCTATACGAATTAGAGACTCTTTTGCTACGTATTTTGAAACTTCGAACCCACTTGATTGGCAATGGATAAAAGCTCTAAACAatgagtattaa